GCTGAATCTATCCCACGATAATCTGTCTGGTTCTATTCCAGATAGTTTCAAAGATATGCAAGGTTTGTTGTCCATCGATATATCCTACAACGAATTGGAAGGTCCCATTCTTTCCAATAAAGCATTTCAAAATGCTTCCGTAGAAGCATTTCAAGGGAACAAAGGATTGTGTGGGGATGCCCCAGTTTTGTCACCATTCAATTTTCCAATCAACAAATATACCTCCCAAAGGGGCCATAAAATGTTGTTTCTAATAGTTTCTTGTTTCTTTGCGGAGCTTTTTCATTTCTCGTTTTTTTGGGAGCTTTTTTCTGTTTACAAAAACGAAAACAAGATCTAGAAGCAAAACAAAATGATTAAGAAGATGAAGAATTTTTGATATCAAGCTCTGTTGGAAGAATCATGCATGACGAAAGCATAAAAGCTACCGATAGTTTTGATACTGTATATTGCATCGGGAAGGGGGGATGTGGCAGCGTCTACAAAGCAAATTTGCCATCAGGAAGTATAGTAGCCGTGAAGAAGCTTCACTCATTTCATGATGGCGAGAGGACATGTGATAAAGAGTTCTTGAACGAGACGAGGGCATTAACCAAGATAAGGCATCAGAACATAGTAAAACTTTATGGCTTTTGTTCGTATGCACGACACTCATTTCTGGTTTATGAGTACCTTGAAGGCGGTAACTTGGCCACAATCCTAGGCAATGATAAAAAAGCTAAAGATTTGGATTGGAGTAAGAGGGTAAACATTGTTAAAGGTGTTGCCAATGCCTTGTCTTACATGCACCACAATTGCTCACCTTCAATTGTTCATCGAGACACAACAAGCAAAAGCATTTTGCTTGAGCTTCAAATATTCATCAATGGAGGATTTTTGAGAGAAATGGTGAGAGAGAGGGACGGTTGGACATGGGGAGGAAGAaagtgatttttttctttttaattgttagtaattatccccttttagaagaccaaaaatcccaatttaataaaataaattaattaatcctttatgacatcatgcatgatgtcatcacctttgacttttccatcttctttcttttttttttctatttatttttttctattagttctttaatttaattctcgattccgaaattttcttttctccgattttatttgtgattaggtcgagtcactctcggtcaattgaccaaattgcccatcgccggttcattccggtttgcaaataatccaatatttcttccggctccctgacctaattatttgactgacttaacagttctttttcgtgattttctcttttccactgtgttcataagggtcctaaggaccgcagcgtcactttttactgttcgaaatttgagtttaaaatgacttcgctgatcgttcaggaggtcactcatcatttgtgactctcatttcgtttaacctcttatgttctgtttttcttatttatagttaactaattaaacattactaattatttgtgtttatggcttctcaagttgtcttaagtgtggccctaatcccattaattgtccggaccgacaccggtcaccggaacagtgaaatataccaggctatacaaataggggtgttacaattcttccccccttaaataaatttcgtctcgaaattttacctggtatcaatctctgaatagctgtgggtgttgtctcctcgtgtcctcctctcgtttccaagtagcttcttggcccgaatgatggttccacagcacttttaccaatggtatctgcttattccgtagctgcttcacctcataagccagaatctttatgggttcttcttcatatgtgaggtctggattcacttctatttcttctactggtagtacatgagatgggtctgatcaatacctcctcagcatagacacatggaagacattatgtatcttctccaactctggaggtagtgccaaccgatatgccaaaggacccactctttccaatacctcatatggcccaatgaaacgaggacttagtttcccctttctgccgaatctcataatcctcttccaaggagaaaccttgaggaaaactttctcacccactgcatactcaatatcccttcttttcaaatcaacttaggacttttgacggtctgatgcagttttaagtcgacccctgatcaccctgattttctcttcagtctgttgaacaatttcgggtcttatcatttttctttcacccacgtcatccgaatacaacggggttctacattttctgccatacaaagcttcatatggaggcatcccaatgcttgattgatagctgttgttataagcaaactcaatcaaaggcaagtgtgtatcccaactaccctcaaactcaatcacacaagctcgtagcatatcctccaagatctgaattaccctctcgggtggccatccatgcgtgggtggaatgcaagatcgaagttcaatctagttcctagggctctctgaagactaccccagaatctagaagtgaacctaggatctctgtctgatacgatagatactggcactccatgcagtctcacaatctcatcgatgtacaatctggccaatctgtctaaactgtagtccattcggactggcagaaaatgagcagacttagtcagtctatcaacaatgacccatactgcatcatgacccttctgtgtctttggaagtcccatcacaaaatccatcgttattctttcccatttccattctggcattgATAATGGATGTaaaacccagttggtacttgatgctctgcctttacttgctgacaagtcaggcatttggatacaaactctgccacgtctctttttaaacccatccaccagtaatgctcctttagccctctatacatttttgtaccaccagggtgcatagcaaaaggagactcatgtgcttccttcaaaatgatctgcctcaaattaacatcattaggaacacacattctaccctggtgtaacagtagaccatcatctctaattgagaactctagtttcttgccctgccggacttcttccaacagcttctgatacctttcatcattctgagcagccattctaatctaatcaattaacactggttgtacatgccatgcaactgctgtttgccccacatcattaatctctaaactggcatgtaatgatttcaactcatgtaccaaagacaaaggagtaacctgtagacttgccatagtcttgcgactcacaacattagcttttcctggctgatagtctatcagataatcatagtcttttatcaactctaaccatctcctctgtctcaaattcaactctttttgggtgcccaaatacttcaaactcttatgatctgtgtagatgtagcacttctccccatacaaataatgtctccagatcttaagagcaaacacaattgctgcaagctccaaatcatgtgttggataattcctctcatgcggtttcagctggcgtgatgcataggcaatgacatttcgatcttgcatcaacacacaacctaacccattatgagaagcatcgctgtaaattatatattctttacccggtgtaggtaaagtcaagactggagcctctgtcaaatatctcttcaattcatcaaaactttgctggcatttgtccgtccactgaaatttcacatcctttctaagtagcttggtcaatggagatgccatcatggagaatcccttcacaaatctacggtagtatccagctaaacccagaaaactgcgaatctctgtgacatttctgggtggcttccaattaaggacaacttcaattttgctaggatctaccttaataccctcttctgatactacatgccccaaaaaggatatctcctttagccaaaattcacatttcaacagtttggcatatagctgtttctctctcaaagtctgcagtacaatccgcagatgtctatcatgctcttctgcattcctcgaatagaccaatatatcatcgataaataccacaacaaactggtcgaggtatggtctaaagatagtgttcatcagatccatgatgcatacattttgcatagtcttttaggtctaattttataaccctttttattctattattagttatctttagctaatttcattagtaaattagttagtttttcataattgtcgattttgcattaatttgtaatttttactttgttttgtaggaaaaatggtgtttttgaaggactaaagagaattttgccattgaggagtgtcttctagagcaaaaagatgtcaaaaacaagttttcaagctgaaatatgcattgaccaaactgtgcataacttgctgcataagctatgcagatctgcataaggagaaagatcactgttccagaaccagccgaaatgtgcataaggagactgcatagcttatgcacattctcgcctcccttatgcacattcacgaaattgtgcataacctatgcaccaagtcatgcagtttcgcataagtgacccagatccagcgcataagggactgcataacttatgcagttcacttatgcagtcccttgaagagttcattaatgagctggcaggagattccctcaaataattcctcctagaacatactattttagggctccatgtcagaaaaatgctatatatagtctcattttcctATTTTAGAGAGAGACAGGGGagcaaagaagaagaggaggaggctgagcagaatttgaagagtcatcttcaccttccacaccattttcaactaagatttgcagatttcttcctttctttacacttttctacatttctagtgtttaattccttacttcttagcttagattaaagctttatttccatttaaactcatcatatcttgtaagcattatggatagtgagtagtttacttttgattctggagtaagggttgtaatatttgagatattttgtggattttgattggttaatccatattttgtggtcttaatgagttttattcatttcttgtatgcttaatgacatgcttagtgtaggatcccattaagtgatgttcttaatccatggttgaagcaccgaaaggagaaggccttgtgatagataatcaagaaattggacttaattaacttagacctagaaataggctaaggattaagaggattcacagattaattaaagaacttaatgggtcttaattaattctaactccacgaaagtaggattagtttgattaaggcactctttgtctcactcgaaagggaattcaaaggatttaagaattaatctccttaaaacccataagtttcataaaattggataaccgatttaaatcccaaaatagctcgaatatgaaatcccgaactccggaatcacctttttaccattgttaatttctaatcaaatttaatcatttgccattttaaatattgccatatttgaacttgcttatttctatttgatgcaattttagtttaattaatacattgttgaatagaatattaaatttgcacatttagatttcatactccattacccattaattcattattttaatttcataaatacttcaatttagtcaacttttatatcgaaaattcaatcattaacacaactcctcgtgggatcgatatttttctatactacttgtacgacccgtgcacttgcggttgggacgcatcaagtttttggcgccgttgccggggagttgtttgtttaagattgaattcttgattattttagttgtttttagttttatttttgttatcttttcattttgtgtttgtttgttctttttcaggtacttttaatcttttatgagaagagctagaagctcaagtgatacatccttattgttcaatcccgaaatagagaaattttgtaaggccaacaagaaagaaaccagaaaaaaaaaagaagctttgagagaaactgaattagaagcagacatggctgatgaaagaattagaattggtgttggtaatgctggaaatggtcaaaacaatgaaaatgaagcccaaggggaagaagttgttaatgctaacgtgcctaggggaagtatgatggatcatgcttttcctcgttttgatgacttgagagagagcatagcaagaccaaggattgatgcaaatagttacaagatggattttggagttcttcaaatgattcaaaattctcaatttggaggacatccttctgaaaatccacacacacacctgaagaagtttgctatgatttgtgatatgcaaaaacaacctggagtatctgatgatgcagcaagattgaagctattcccattctctttgaaagatagagcattggattggcttgattctttacctcacaactccatcacaaattgggagcaactcactgatgcatttcttgcacaatattttccacctggaaaaactcaagagttgaggaatcaaatgacagctttcagaccaagagaagatgaaactctttatgagtcatggatgagatggaaagaattagagagattatgcccacatcatgccattccaaaatggatgataaatcaga
This is a stretch of genomic DNA from Hevea brasiliensis isolate MT/VB/25A 57/8 chromosome 12, ASM3005281v1, whole genome shotgun sequence. It encodes these proteins:
- the LOC131171144 gene encoding MDIS1-interacting receptor like kinase 2-like; its protein translation is MHDESIKATDSFDTVYCIGKGGCGSVYKANLPSGSIVAVKKLHSFHDGERTCDKEFLNETRALTKIRHQNIVKLYGFCSYARHSFLVYEYLEGGNLATILGNDKKAKDLDWSKRVNIVKGVANALSYMHHNCSPSIVHRDTTSKSILLELQIFINGGFLREMVRERDGWTWGGRK